In Candidatus Zixiibacteriota bacterium, one genomic interval encodes:
- a CDS encoding ATP-dependent metallopeptidase FtsH/Yme1/Tma family protein yields the protein MNSAEDKDRFSSQNPKRPGRPSKEDPDGRDSFSWKGSAKSLAFWLVIILAFILIYSVYSSSSKDVAEISYSEFLKQLE from the coding sequence ATGAATAGTGCCGAAGATAAAGACAGATTTTCCTCTCAAAATCCCAAAAGGCCCGGACGCCCCTCCAAAGAGGACCCGGATGGAAGAGATTCTTTTTCCTGGAAAGGTTCCGCCAAGTCGCTGGCATTCTGGCTGGTAATTATACTGGCATTCATTCTGATTTACAGCGTTTACAGTTCCTCCAGCAAAGATGTGGCGGAAATCAGCTACAGTGAATTCCTGAAGCAACTGGAGA